The following coding sequences lie in one Streptococcus suis genomic window:
- a CDS encoding YebC/PmpR family DNA-binding transcriptional regulator yields MGRKWANIVAKKTAKDGANSKVYAKFGVEIYVAAKKGDPDPETNSALKFVIDRAKQAQVPKHIIDKAIDKAKGNTDETFVEGRYEGFGPNGSMIIVDTLTSNVNRTAANVRSAFGKNGGNMGASGSVSFMFDKKGVVVFAGDDADAIFELLLEADVEVDDVEAEDGTITVYTAPTDLHKAIVALKESGIQEFNVTELEMIPQSEVSLEGDDLATFEKLYDALEDDEDVQKIYTNVDGF; encoded by the coding sequence ATGGGACGTAAATGGGCCAATATTGTAGCCAAGAAAACCGCAAAAGACGGTGCTAACTCAAAAGTTTACGCCAAATTTGGTGTTGAAATCTATGTAGCAGCGAAAAAGGGTGACCCAGATCCAGAAACAAACTCAGCGCTGAAATTTGTTATCGACCGTGCTAAGCAAGCGCAGGTTCCAAAACACATCATTGACAAGGCCATTGACAAGGCAAAAGGAAACACAGACGAAACCTTCGTGGAAGGTCGTTACGAAGGCTTTGGACCAAATGGTTCTATGATTATCGTTGATACCTTGACATCAAACGTAAACCGTACGGCAGCTAACGTGCGCTCTGCTTTTGGTAAAAACGGCGGTAACATGGGTGCATCTGGTTCTGTATCATTCATGTTTGATAAAAAAGGTGTGGTTGTCTTTGCTGGTGATGATGCAGATGCCATCTTCGAATTGCTCCTTGAAGCAGATGTCGAAGTGGATGACGTAGAAGCAGAAGACGGCACAATCACTGTTTATACAGCACCAACTGATTTGCACAAGGCCATCGTGGCACTTAAAGAATCAGGAATCCAAGAGTTCAACGTCACTGAACTTGAAATGATCCCACAATCAGAAGTATCACTTGAAGGCGATGACCTCGCAACATTTGAAAAACTCTACGACGCCCTCGAAGACGACGAAGACGTCCAAAAAATCTACACAAATGTAGATGGCTTTTAA
- a CDS encoding IS110 family transposase, with translation MFHFTTLFIGMDVHKESFSLCYYDMMANQFKHSTKVGPNVSYIVNYVNELRRLYGQDAEVLCGYEAGCLGFTLYHQLQAHGIPCIVMAPTTVMKEGSKRVKTDKKDAAQLAKALAFRSYRPVHIPTVEDEQVKEYIRMRTDHKVALKKIKQQILAFCLRHDFRYTEGSSNWTQKHVRWLHSLNPDGLYAEILTEYLLTYEKLVDQIERYDARIEQLGQSDSYQEKVSWLSCFIGIKTLTALSIVTEIGDFNRFATAQHFASYLGLTPNENSSGDKERRGAITKAGNSHVRRLLIEAAQSLAKGTIGYKSKELKRRQSGNRVEVIAYADKANERLRRRYRTLVLGKNKKQNVAKTAIARELSGFIWGMMTGRIA, from the coding sequence ATGTTTCATTTTACCACACTTTTCATCGGAATGGATGTTCACAAAGAAAGTTTTTCACTCTGCTATTATGATATGATGGCGAATCAATTCAAACATAGCACTAAAGTTGGTCCAAATGTTAGCTATATTGTGAACTATGTGAATGAGCTTCGTCGTTTATATGGTCAAGATGCAGAAGTGTTATGTGGCTACGAAGCCGGATGTCTTGGATTTACCCTATATCACCAGCTACAAGCTCACGGGATTCCCTGTATCGTGATGGCGCCTACAACGGTGATGAAGGAAGGATCTAAGCGTGTTAAGACTGATAAAAAAGATGCAGCTCAGCTCGCAAAAGCTCTGGCCTTTCGTAGCTATCGGCCTGTTCATATTCCTACTGTTGAGGATGAACAAGTCAAAGAATATATCCGCATGAGAACAGACCACAAAGTGGCTCTGAAGAAAATCAAACAACAAATTCTTGCCTTCTGTCTCCGACATGATTTTCGCTATACCGAGGGAAGCAGTAATTGGACACAGAAACATGTCCGCTGGCTCCATTCCCTAAATCCTGATGGACTTTACGCAGAGATTTTGACAGAATACCTATTGACCTATGAGAAATTAGTAGATCAAATAGAACGGTATGATGCGCGAATTGAGCAACTGGGTCAAAGCGACAGTTATCAAGAGAAGGTCTCATGGCTCTCTTGCTTTATTGGCATTAAAACACTAACCGCACTTTCCATTGTGACGGAAATCGGTGATTTTAACCGCTTTGCGACAGCTCAACATTTTGCTTCCTATCTTGGGCTAACTCCTAACGAAAATTCTAGCGGTGACAAGGAGAGAAGAGGTGCTATCACCAAAGCTGGGAATAGCCATGTGAGACGACTTCTGATAGAAGCTGCACAATCATTGGCTAAGGGGACGATTGGGTATAAATCCAAAGAATTGAAACGGAGACAAAGTGGAAACCGAGTGGAGGTGATTGCTTATGCGGATAAGGCTAATGAACGCTTAAGAAGACGTTATCGCACACTTGTTCTAGGAAAAAATAAGAAACAAAATGTTGCTAAAACAGCTATTGCACGAGAATTGTCTGGTTTTATTTGGGGGATGATGACAGGAAGAATAGCTTGA
- a CDS encoding IS630 family transposase (programmed frameshift) — MKLTIEQTKELKTYLKDKTYSPFHRRLQVILFRAEGLSYKEITNLIGYSKYTIWSLQRKYELEGISALVRETRGGRNRQYLTLQEEEAFLKEQLTASLNGEFVTINSLYEAYQKRVGHPTTKEGFYAILKRHGWRKVTPRPEHPKKADAETILASKNKIFIHENRKKRFKNSRRYHKVRLMYQDEAGFGRISKIGKAWAPKGVRPHVHSHYIREYRYCYGAVDAHTGESFFIIAGGCNTDWMNVFLKQLSEAYPDDYILLVMDNAVWHKSSTLEKPHNIGFEFIPPYTPEMNPIEQVWAEIRKRGFKNKAFKTLDDVINKLQEVIRELDWSILKPIVSRQWFKNT, encoded by the exons ATGAAACTTACTATCGAACAAACGAAAGAATTAAAAACTTATTTGAAAGATAAAACCTATTCTCCATTTCATAGACGACTTCAAGTTATCTTGTTCAGAGCAGAAGGTCTTAGCTATAAGGAAATCACTAACCTCATCGGCTATTCAAAGTATACAATCTGGTCCTTACAGCGCAAGTACGAACTTGAGGGGATTTCAGCTCTAGTAAGAGAAACGCGAGGTGGACGGAACCGTCAATATTTAACCCTTCAAGAAGAGGAAGCGTTTCTAAAAGAACAGTTAACAGCCTCACTAAATGGCGAATTTGTGACGATAAACTCTCTCTATGAAGCTTATCAGAAACGGGTTGGACACCCTACGACCAAGGAAGGATTCTATGCCATTCTTAAACGCCATGGTTGGCGCAAAGTGACGCCAAGACCAGAACACCCTAAAAAAGCAGACGCCGAAACGATTCTAGCGTCTAAAAATAAAATCTTCATTCACGAAAACAGGAA AAAGCGCTTCAAGAATAGTCGTCGCTATCATAAAGTCAGGCTAATGTATCAAGATGAGGCGGGTTTCGGTCGGATCAGTAAAATTGGGAAGGCCTGGGCACCAAAAGGGGTGAGACCGCATGTACATAGTCACTATATTCGTGAGTATCGCTATTGCTATGGTGCTGTTGATGCCCATACAGGAGAGTCCTTCTTCATTATCGCTGGGGGCTGTAATACAGATTGGATGAATGTTTTTCTCAAACAACTATCTGAAGCTTATCCTGACGATTATATTTTATTAGTGATGGACAATGCCGTTTGGCATAAATCAAGTACCTTAGAGAAACCACATAATATTGGTTTTGAGTTTATTCCTCCCTATACTCCTGAAATGAATCCAATTGAACAAGTTTGGGCTGAGATTCGAAAGAGAGGGTTTAAGAATAAAGCTTTTAAAACACTAGACGATGTGATAAACAAGCTTCAAGAAGTAATACGAGAGTTAGATTGGTCTATTTTAAAACCAATTGTTAGTAGACAATGGTTTAAAAACACTTGA
- a CDS encoding DUF3816 family protein, whose product MKNNSIKTVVATGIGAALFVVIGLLISIPTFVPNTYIQLQYAVQSLLSIVFGPIVGFFVGLIGHAFIDALRGGSPWWSWVLASAVFGLVLGFARNRLRIQEGIFDGKDIFAFNIFQAVANLIAWGVIAPVLDILIYSEAANKVFAQGLVAGIANSITVAIAGTLLLAVYAKSQTKTGSLSKD is encoded by the coding sequence ATGAAAAATAATTCAATCAAAACAGTCGTTGCTACTGGTATCGGCGCAGCACTCTTTGTTGTTATTGGTTTGCTGATTAGTATTCCAACCTTTGTACCAAATACCTACATTCAATTGCAGTATGCAGTTCAGTCGCTCTTGTCAATTGTTTTTGGACCAATTGTTGGTTTCTTTGTAGGGCTTATTGGTCATGCCTTTATAGACGCACTGCGAGGTGGGTCGCCTTGGTGGTCATGGGTTCTAGCCTCAGCAGTTTTCGGCTTGGTGTTAGGTTTTGCTAGAAATCGTCTGCGTATTCAAGAAGGAATTTTTGACGGAAAAGATATTTTTGCTTTCAATATTTTTCAAGCAGTAGCTAACCTCATTGCTTGGGGAGTCATTGCCCCAGTTTTAGATATTCTTATCTATAGTGAGGCGGCGAATAAGGTCTTTGCACAGGGACTTGTGGCAGGTATTGCAAACAGTATTACAGTTGCTATTGCAGGGACACTCCTTTTGGCTGTTTATGCAAAATCTCAAACGAAGACAGGTAGTTTGTCTAAAGATTAA
- a CDS encoding rhodanese domain-containing protein: protein MSKDIRVLLYYKYVPIENAKEYAAEHLAFCKSIGLKGRILIADEGINGTVSGDYETTQKYMDYVHANPLFSDLWFKIDEENEQAFKKMFVRYKKEIVHLGLEDNDFDNDIDPLVTTGAYLSPKEFKEALLDEDTVVLDTRNDYEYDLGHFRGAIRPDIRNFRELPQWVRDNKEKFMDKRVVVYCTGGVRCEKFSGWMVREGYKDVGQLHGGIATYGKDPEVRGELWDGKMYVFDERIAVDVNHVNPVVVGKDWFDGTPCERYVNCGNPFCNRRILTSEENEHKYVRGCSAECRAHERNRYISENGLTHQEWAERLEAIGETLTPANA, encoded by the coding sequence ATGTCAAAAGATATTCGCGTTCTACTCTATTACAAGTATGTTCCAATTGAAAATGCCAAAGAATATGCTGCTGAGCATTTAGCTTTCTGTAAGTCTATCGGACTAAAAGGACGTATTTTGATTGCCGACGAAGGTATCAACGGTACTGTTTCTGGTGACTATGAAACAACTCAAAAGTACATGGACTACGTTCATGCAAACCCATTGTTCAGCGATTTGTGGTTTAAGATTGATGAAGAAAATGAGCAAGCTTTCAAGAAAATGTTTGTTCGTTATAAAAAAGAAATTGTTCACCTTGGTTTGGAAGACAATGACTTTGACAACGATATTGATCCACTTGTAACAACAGGTGCCTACCTATCACCAAAAGAGTTCAAAGAAGCTCTCTTGGACGAAGATACAGTTGTTTTGGATACACGCAATGACTACGAGTATGACCTTGGTCACTTCCGTGGTGCGATCCGTCCAGACATCCGCAACTTCCGTGAGTTGCCACAATGGGTCCGTGATAACAAAGAGAAATTCATGGACAAGCGCGTAGTTGTTTACTGTACTGGTGGTGTTCGCTGTGAAAAATTCTCAGGCTGGATGGTTCGTGAAGGCTACAAGGATGTCGGCCAGCTCCACGGTGGTATCGCAACCTATGGTAAAGACCCAGAAGTTCGTGGTGAATTGTGGGATGGTAAGATGTATGTCTTTGATGAGCGCATCGCGGTCGATGTTAACCATGTTAACCCAGTTGTCGTTGGTAAGGACTGGTTCGATGGCACACCATGTGAGCGCTATGTCAACTGTGGCAATCCATTCTGTAACCGTCGCATTTTGACATCAGAAGAGAATGAGCACAAGTATGTTCGTGGCTGTTCAGCTGAATGCCGTGCTCATGAGCGCAACCGTTACATCTCTGAAAACGGCTTGACTCATCAAGAATGGGCAGAACGCTTGGAAGCGATTGGGGAAACTCTTACTCCAGCAAATGCTTAG
- a CDS encoding lactoylglutathione lyase: MPEGGNLILMQADSFAQRVPFQVVASDNEVLISLNVASREEVDRIIERVEANGGQITGCPTDARGFYGASFTDLDGIILMRL; the protein is encoded by the coding sequence TTGCCTGAGGGTGGCAACTTGATTTTGATGCAGGCAGATAGCTTTGCTCAACGCGTACCATTTCAGGTAGTAGCGAGTGACAACGAAGTCTTGATTTCGCTTAATGTGGCGAGTAGGGAAGAAGTGGATAGAATTATCGAGCGTGTTGAAGCAAATGGCGGGCAAATTACAGGATGCCCGACAGATGCCCGTGGCTTTTATGGAGCAAGTTTTACGGACCTTGATGGTATCATTTTAATGCGATTGTGA
- a CDS encoding heme ABC transporter ATP-binding protein codes for MKKIIEFKDFTFRYQAQQEPTLKDIQLTIYQGEKVLIIGPSGSGKSTIGQCLNGIIPNIYKGEHSGSLLLDGQEAFNLSIYDKSLLVSTVLQDTDGQFIGLSVAEDLAFALENDMENQVVMKQKVGDWAERLSLTDLLAHRPQDLSGGQKQRVSLGGVLIDESPILLFDEPLANLDPKSGQDTIDLIDRLHKQEGTTTIIIEHRLEDVLYRQVDRVVLINDGRILFNGGPDDLLRTSLLQENGIREPLYLSTLRALGYPIAQAERLSSVWEIDIEALNIASLPTLHFESGEKEALLEVKHLHFSYPNKQVLTDIQLTIHKGERLAIVGKNGAGKSTLAKVLCGFIQGEGEILWKGQSIKEDSVKERAERIGYILQNPNQMISQTMIFDEVALGLRMRGVTEEEIEHRVHHILKVCGLYSFRNWPISALSYGQKKRVTIASILVLNPEIILLDEPTAGQDQRHYREMMEFLDQLNAQGHTIVMITHDMQLMLDYSDRAVVVVDGQIIKDASPAEILSDDTVIERANLKETSIFHLAERLGVNPLELTTFYMQEERRGR; via the coding sequence ATGAAAAAAATCATTGAGTTTAAAGATTTTACATTTAGATACCAAGCGCAACAGGAACCCACTTTAAAAGATATTCAGTTAACGATTTATCAGGGAGAGAAAGTTCTGATTATTGGTCCATCTGGTTCAGGAAAGTCGACGATTGGACAATGTCTTAATGGTATTATTCCCAATATTTACAAGGGAGAACATAGCGGAAGTTTACTATTGGATGGTCAGGAAGCGTTTAATCTTTCAATTTATGATAAGTCCTTGCTCGTATCAACGGTTCTTCAAGATACAGATGGTCAATTCATTGGCTTATCAGTTGCCGAGGACCTAGCTTTTGCTTTGGAAAACGATATGGAAAACCAAGTGGTGATGAAGCAAAAAGTAGGAGATTGGGCAGAAAGACTGTCTTTGACCGATTTACTAGCACATCGACCACAAGATTTATCTGGAGGTCAAAAGCAACGTGTCAGTCTGGGCGGAGTTCTTATTGATGAGAGTCCTATTTTGTTGTTTGATGAGCCACTTGCTAATTTAGACCCCAAATCGGGCCAAGATACGATTGATTTGATTGACCGTCTGCACAAGCAAGAAGGGACCACAACCATTATTATCGAACACCGTTTAGAGGACGTACTGTATCGTCAGGTGGACCGAGTTGTATTGATTAATGACGGTCGGATTTTGTTCAATGGAGGACCGGATGATTTATTACGTACCTCATTGTTACAGGAAAACGGCATCCGTGAACCCTTATATCTATCGACTCTTCGCGCCTTAGGATATCCGATTGCGCAGGCAGAACGCCTCTCCTCAGTTTGGGAAATTGATATTGAGGCTTTGAATATAGCATCCCTACCGACTCTACACTTTGAAAGTGGAGAGAAAGAGGCTTTGTTAGAAGTCAAGCATCTTCATTTTTCCTATCCTAACAAACAAGTTCTTACAGACATCCAACTGACGATTCATAAGGGGGAACGTCTAGCTATTGTTGGAAAAAATGGTGCTGGGAAATCTACTTTAGCCAAGGTGCTTTGTGGTTTTATTCAGGGTGAGGGTGAGATTCTCTGGAAGGGGCAGTCGATCAAAGAAGATTCTGTCAAAGAGCGAGCAGAACGGATTGGTTATATTCTTCAGAATCCCAACCAAATGATTAGCCAAACGATGATCTTTGATGAGGTTGCCCTTGGTTTGCGTATGCGAGGGGTGACAGAAGAAGAAATTGAACACCGAGTTCACCATATCTTGAAAGTATGTGGCCTGTATTCGTTTCGTAATTGGCCGATTTCGGCACTGTCGTATGGGCAGAAAAAACGGGTAACGATAGCATCTATCTTGGTTCTCAATCCAGAAATTATTTTGCTAGATGAGCCAACAGCAGGACAAGACCAACGGCATTATCGGGAAATGATGGAGTTTTTGGATCAATTAAATGCCCAAGGGCACACCATTGTCATGATTACCCATGACATGCAACTCATGCTAGATTATTCAGATAGAGCTGTTGTTGTGGTGGATGGGCAGATTATTAAAGATGCCAGTCCAGCAGAAATTTTATCTGATGATACGGTGATTGAGCGAGCCAATTTAAAAGAAACATCAATTTTTCACTTGGCAGAGAGGTTGGGAGTTAATCCCTTAGAATTAACGACGTTTTATATGCAGGAAGAAAGGAGAGGAAGATGA
- a CDS encoding energy-coupling factor transporter transmembrane protein EcfT, translated as MSQQKLIGYHPGTGLIHSLSAVSKLLFFLIVSILAMITYDTRLILFIAVFSLALFKMSGIRYKEISLVLILTIIFAAMNALMVHLFAPRYGVELYGADTPLLSGLGVYSLTSQQAFYLVNLLLKYFCTVPLAIIFLMTTHPSQFASSLNQIGVSYKVAYAVSLTMRYIPDIQEEFYTIRMSQEARGLELSKKGKVMDRIKGNLSLVIPLIFSSLERIDTISTAMELRRFGKNKKRTWYTQQPLQRIDYAVLLFILALVVVTIYLFFVNQGRFYNPWR; from the coding sequence ATGAGTCAACAAAAACTAATTGGTTACCATCCAGGAACTGGCTTGATTCATAGTTTATCGGCTGTCAGTAAATTACTCTTTTTTCTCATAGTTTCCATTCTTGCTATGATTACTTATGATACCCGCTTGATTCTTTTTATCGCAGTATTTTCTCTAGCCTTGTTCAAAATGTCAGGGATTCGTTATAAAGAAATCTCTCTTGTTTTAATTCTGACGATCATTTTTGCTGCAATGAATGCCCTGATGGTTCACTTGTTTGCACCACGGTATGGAGTGGAACTTTACGGAGCAGACACTCCCTTGCTATCAGGTCTGGGAGTCTATTCCTTGACGAGTCAGCAAGCATTTTATCTGGTGAATCTTCTCTTGAAGTATTTTTGTACAGTTCCTTTAGCGATTATCTTTCTCATGACCACTCATCCTAGTCAGTTTGCTTCCAGCTTGAATCAAATTGGGGTATCCTACAAAGTTGCTTACGCAGTCAGTTTGACCATGCGTTATATTCCAGATATTCAAGAAGAGTTTTATACGATTCGAATGTCTCAAGAAGCGCGTGGTTTGGAATTGTCCAAGAAAGGAAAAGTGATGGATCGTATAAAAGGGAATCTATCCCTTGTCATTCCTCTGATTTTCAGCTCCTTGGAGAGGATTGATACGATTTCAACGGCTATGGAATTGCGGCGTTTTGGAAAAAATAAAAAAAGAACATGGTATACCCAACAGCCTCTACAGAGAATAGATTATGCTGTCTTGCTATTTATTCTTGCTCTAGTAGTCGTGACAATCTATCTATTTTTTGTTAATCAGGGTCGATTCTATAATCCGTGGCGATGA
- a CDS encoding cold-shock protein: protein MVQGTVKWFNAEKGFGFIAQENGPDVFAHFSEIQSNGFKSLEDGQKVTFEVEQGQRGLQATNITKIG from the coding sequence ATGGTACAAGGTACAGTTAAATGGTTTAATGCAGAAAAGGGATTTGGTTTTATTGCTCAAGAAAACGGTCCAGATGTATTTGCACACTTTTCTGAAATTCAGTCTAATGGTTTCAAATCTTTGGAAGATGGTCAAAAAGTGACATTTGAAGTGGAGCAAGGCCAACGCGGTCTTCAAGCGACCAATATTACAAAAATTGGATAA
- a CDS encoding 16S rRNA (guanine(527)-N(7))-methyltransferase RsmG, with amino-acid sequence MKPEVFYKTLADQGIQLSDQQKHQFHRYFQLLVEWNEKINLTAITEESEVYLKHFYDSIAPILRGHIQNEPLRLLDIGAGAGFPSLPMKIIFPQLDVTIIDSLNKRINFLHLLAEELELEGFHFYHGRAEDFAQDKNFRAQFDLVTARAVARMQILSELTIPYLKLNGKLIALKASSAEDELTQAKNALNLLFAKVIENHNYTLPNGDHRTLTIVEKKKETPNKFPRKAGMPNKRPL; translated from the coding sequence ATGAAACCTGAAGTATTTTATAAAACCTTGGCAGACCAAGGTATTCAATTAAGCGACCAACAAAAACACCAATTTCATCGCTATTTCCAACTATTAGTGGAATGGAATGAAAAAATCAATCTGACAGCTATTACCGAGGAAAGCGAAGTCTATCTGAAGCATTTCTACGATTCTATCGCTCCAATCCTGCGAGGCCATATTCAGAACGAACCTCTTCGGCTTTTAGATATTGGAGCTGGAGCTGGATTTCCTAGCCTACCTATGAAGATCATCTTTCCGCAACTAGATGTTACCATCATTGATTCTCTTAATAAACGAATTAATTTTTTACATTTGCTTGCCGAAGAACTAGAGCTCGAAGGTTTTCATTTCTATCATGGTCGTGCAGAAGACTTTGCACAAGATAAGAACTTCCGTGCACAATTTGACCTTGTCACAGCACGCGCAGTTGCCCGCATGCAGATTCTTTCTGAATTGACTATTCCTTATTTAAAGCTCAACGGAAAATTAATCGCACTCAAGGCGTCCAGCGCAGAAGATGAATTGACTCAGGCAAAAAACGCACTCAATCTCCTCTTCGCAAAAGTCATTGAAAACCACAACTATACTCTTCCAAATGGCGACCATCGAACATTGACCATCGTCGAAAAGAAAAAGGAAACTCCAAATAAGTTTCCACGCAAAGCTGGTATGCCAAATAAAAGACCCCTTTAA